TCTTCAGTGTTCAACATGCGGCGTTGATTTTCCAAGATAAATCTTTGCGTTGAACTTAATTGCTGACCTTGGGCAACTTTACGCATTCCCGACTTAATTTCACCTTTTACTTCTGGCATCTGCAAGAAGCGCTTAGCTGCGTAACGGTTTGTTATGGTACTCTTTTTGATTCCCAATAAGAAATTGCAAGCTTGCAGCGGTGAGTAATATAAAGTAAACGCGTTCGGGTCTTGACCCTTCTTCGTAAACCATTGCGGTGAAATAATAACTACCGCTTTTTTATTCTTCAATTGCTGCGCTGTGCCCTGCATCCCTAAGAATTGAGCTAGTGATTGACTGCCGGGTCCACCAAGCAAAAATGGCCGATAATTGCGGTGATACTTTTCAGCTAAAACACTTGGGTGTAGCGGGTCCATTCGCGATAATTCACTTGAGCCGTAAAACGGCACATAACCCTCGTCAAAGGCATTTTGCTTCATTCGCGAGCCCTTAAAAATAGTCGTCGTCTGTGAATTAGCTGCTTGATAAATCGAATCTTTCGAAAAAGTTCGCTCCCATGGCAGTAACAAAATCACCAAAAGCAGGATTATAGCGCAGAGAACCGGGCCAAAAATCTGCCACAGTCGGCGTTTGTTATTCATTTTCTAAGCTTTCCACCTTTGCCACAATCTTAGCTGGCGTGTCCCATTCTGTTCTTTCAAATTCTGAAACAGGAACATCAATATCAAATTTTTCTTGCAAGCTAAGCAGCATTTGCACACTTGCCATTGAATCCATTAATCCGCTAGAAAAAATGTTTTCGTCCATTTCATCTGACAAATCTTCACCAGTTAAATCTTGTAAAATTGCTAAAACTTCTTTTTTGGTATCCATTCTTAAAACCTCTTAAATCCTTTAAATAAAATTTCTCATTATTTCCAGCCAAACCATAATTGACTTAGGAAGCCGGAAAAAATTAAGAAACTAAAACAAACAACATTAAATGTTAGAAAAATCGCAAACCATTTTGTAAACTTGTTCGACGGAATTTGGTCTTTGTGTTTCTTTTTAAATCTAAGCCAATAATCATTGATAATAATTGCAGTTGCATGAAATGCACCGTAAACGATGTAGTACCATGTTAATCCGTGCCAAAATCCCATGATTAAAAATAAAAGGAAGTATGACACTTGTGATAATCTAATGCGGTTCTTAAACAGCTTTTTCTTCATTGCAAAGAAGGTAAACCGCATATAAATGTAATCGCGGAACCAGAATGATAGCGTCATGTGCCAGCGATTCCAGAATTCCTTAATATTTTGTGAAATAAACGGTTTGTTAAAGTTCATTGGTGTATGAATGCCCATAAAATAGGAAATTGATACAGCAAACAATGAATATCCAGCAAAGTCAAAGAACAAATACATACTGTAACAGTACATATAAGCAACAACCCACCAGGACAGTCTTAACCCACCAACAGCAGTGCCAGCAATTAACGCTGACTTGCTAATAATCGGAAGCCAATAAGTCCCAAAGAACCAACCTAAAACAAACTTATAAAGAAAGCCTTGGAACAAATAGCGCACGGCATGTGCCAAATCATCGATGTATTGCTCGCGTTTAGGTGCAGTATCGCATTCCTTAGCAAACCTACGGTAACGATCAATTGGTCCTGACGAAATTGTCGGGAAGAACAATAGAAAGCGCAGGTATGTGCCAAGATTGACTTCTTTAATTGCTCCATCACGAATTTCCATGATGACTTGCACCGTCTTAAAGGTAATATAGGAAATA
The sequence above is a segment of the Lactobacillus sp. ESL0677 genome. Coding sequences within it:
- the dltC gene encoding D-alanine--poly(phosphoribitol) ligase subunit DltC, whose product is MDTKKEVLAILQDLTGEDLSDEMDENIFSSGLMDSMASVQMLLSLQEKFDIDVPVSEFERTEWDTPAKIVAKVESLENE
- the dltB gene encoding D-alanyl-lipoteichoic acid biosynthesis protein DltB: MNFINLQPYGNPQYFIYLIVGLLPMIVSLYYGHRLKTYEVIFSLVFLFLIFDGTKWQQGVSLLIYLAIELLLTYGYLHYRKVGKNKTWVFYLAVIVAIIPLALVKIQTAFPKAKIPGVLAFLGISYITFKTVQVIMEIRDGAIKEVNLGTYLRFLLFFPTISSGPIDRYRRFAKECDTAPKREQYIDDLAHAVRYLFQGFLYKFVLGWFFGTYWLPIISKSALIAGTAVGGLRLSWWVVAYMYCYSMYLFFDFAGYSLFAVSISYFMGIHTPMNFNKPFISQNIKEFWNRWHMTLSFWFRDYIYMRFTFFAMKKKLFKNRIRLSQVSYFLLFLIMGFWHGLTWYYIVYGAFHATAIIINDYWLRFKKKHKDQIPSNKFTKWFAIFLTFNVVCFSFLIFSGFLSQLWFGWK